A genomic region of Runella rosea contains the following coding sequences:
- a CDS encoding pyridoxal phosphate-dependent aminotransferase has product MSSNLNRRDWLKSGLLASAGLTIGQTNPVNAAPALTQGSFDVYAERELELAHEAMLAAAPQIKARLSSNENPWGPSTAAIKAISDTAPKSFLYAGPVTMELRKAIAEMNGVSPDQVLLGAGSSELLMASLLMAGAKGKVMMAETCYISGRDAREDGATMPTIKVPLTKDYQYDLDAMATRLSADTSLIYICNPNNPTGVMLPSAKLSSFCDAASPKSTVLVDEAYIDYAPTPATDSMVEHVRKGQNVLILRTLSKLHGFAGLRIGYALGQPSTLKELRKYCSGGFTVSTTSAAAAIASFKDKAFQEMVLKNTAESKKFLYDTLKSMDYTYLPSSANFVLFPIKVKGQVLLQKMMAEGVSVRSWFFDQQDWCRVSIGTMDEMKAFKEAFAKSVS; this is encoded by the coding sequence ATGTCATCAAATCTCAACCGTCGTGATTGGCTCAAGTCAGGATTACTTGCTTCTGCTGGTTTAACCATTGGACAAACAAATCCCGTCAACGCCGCCCCTGCCCTTACCCAGGGAAGCTTTGATGTTTATGCAGAACGTGAACTAGAATTGGCGCACGAAGCGATGCTGGCAGCTGCTCCGCAAATCAAAGCCCGGCTTTCTTCCAACGAAAATCCATGGGGTCCGTCTACTGCGGCTATCAAGGCCATTTCCGACACCGCCCCCAAGTCTTTTCTATATGCGGGACCAGTTACGATGGAATTGCGTAAAGCAATTGCTGAAATGAACGGTGTTTCTCCCGACCAGGTATTGTTGGGTGCGGGTTCTTCCGAGCTCCTCATGGCAAGTCTGCTGATGGCAGGGGCGAAGGGAAAAGTAATGATGGCGGAAACCTGCTACATCTCAGGCCGCGATGCTCGTGAGGACGGCGCCACCATGCCCACAATAAAAGTCCCGTTGACCAAAGACTATCAATATGATTTGGACGCCATGGCTACGCGCTTAAGTGCGGATACAAGTTTGATTTATATCTGTAATCCAAACAATCCTACGGGAGTAATGCTGCCTTCGGCAAAGCTGAGCTCATTCTGTGACGCTGCTTCGCCAAAATCAACCGTATTGGTCGATGAAGCCTACATTGATTACGCGCCTACCCCCGCCACTGACAGCATGGTTGAGCATGTTCGCAAAGGTCAAAATGTATTAATCCTGAGAACACTTTCTAAACTCCACGGCTTTGCAGGGCTCCGAATCGGCTACGCGCTCGGTCAACCTTCTACCTTAAAAGAATTACGCAAGTATTGTTCGGGTGGCTTTACCGTTTCAACTACTTCAGCCGCGGCGGCGATTGCGAGCTTCAAAGACAAGGCATTTCAGGAAATGGTATTGAAAAATACCGCAGAGTCGAAAAAATTCCTTTATGATACGCTCAAGTCGATGGATTACACTTATTTACCTTCGTCGGCCAACTTTGTTTTGTTCCCCATCAAAGTGAAAGGGCAGGTATTGCTTCAAAAAATGATGGCTGAAGGCGTAAGTGTGCGCAGTTGGTTCTTTGACCAACAGGACTGGTGCCGCGTAAGTATTGGAACCATGGACGAAATGAAAGCATTTAAAGAGGCATTTGCCAAATCTGTCAGCTAA